One window of Dyadobacter sandarakinus genomic DNA carries:
- a CDS encoding STAS domain-containing protein — protein sequence MNYKLEKKEQYAFIDLEETAFAGAVPASFEETARSLFREDFHNLIVNMQTVKELDAPGIAILKKVNWLCANDLGLLVIVTRDDDFMDMLEALKIPDLQVLPTKEEAIDAVFMHSLENEFGAGDDDYDDEDYQGVSESSEP from the coding sequence ATGAACTACAAGCTGGAAAAAAAGGAGCAATATGCTTTTATCGACTTAGAGGAAACGGCGTTTGCAGGAGCTGTACCCGCCTCCTTCGAGGAAACTGCGCGATCGCTTTTCCGGGAAGACTTTCACAATTTGATCGTAAACATGCAGACCGTGAAGGAGCTGGATGCTCCGGGCATTGCCATCCTTAAAAAGGTAAACTGGCTCTGTGCCAACGATCTCGGATTACTCGTGATCGTGACCCGGGACGATGATTTTATGGATATGCTTGAAGCCCTCAAGATTCCTGACCTGCAGGTGCTGCCTACCAAAGAGGAGGCCATCGATGCGGTGTTCATGCATAGCCTGGAAAATGAATTCGGGGCAGGGGATGATGATTACGACGACGAAGACTACCAGGGAGTAAGTGAATCCAGTGAGCCCTGA
- a CDS encoding tetratricopeptide repeat protein, with the protein MTVIILYVLLWLWDNRTFDSITKTNQRKIGAETAYHNRQYAEAARLYGQITYGSLFSDPSARLNLAHSYFNLRNYKQAFKHYQLLEKSDNSAIASVANSQAALIKVMEKDTASALEDLKTAIILEPNNSIARNNYIILKKHFSGVERPSDHSAATRRTESEKHTAGKSSENPQPPQEGREIAEGEQKEELLASLQAMNMSEEQAKAILDAMKSNESQYIYQLRRKQYYRKDRRSEVVEW; encoded by the coding sequence ATGACCGTTATCATCCTGTACGTGCTGCTTTGGCTTTGGGACAATCGCACTTTTGATTCCATCACCAAAACAAACCAGCGCAAGATCGGCGCAGAAACGGCATATCACAACCGCCAGTATGCAGAGGCAGCCAGGCTATACGGCCAGATCACCTATGGTTCGCTGTTTTCCGATCCTTCTGCCCGCCTGAACCTGGCGCATTCATACTTCAATCTCCGCAATTACAAGCAGGCATTCAAGCATTATCAGTTGCTTGAAAAAAGTGATAACAGCGCCATCGCTTCTGTGGCCAACAGTCAGGCGGCTTTGATTAAGGTAATGGAAAAAGACACTGCCAGCGCGCTGGAAGACCTGAAAACGGCGATTATCCTGGAACCCAATAATTCCATTGCCCGCAACAACTACATCATCCTGAAAAAACATTTTTCAGGTGTAGAGCGCCCCTCGGATCATTCCGCCGCGACCAGACGAACCGAAAGTGAGAAGCATACGGCCGGAAAAAGCAGCGAAAATCCCCAGCCGCCCCAGGAAGGAAGGGAAATTGCCGAGGGGGAACAGAAAGAAGAATTGCTGGCAAGCCTGCAGGCCATGAACATGTCTGAGGAACAGGCAAAGGCCATTCTGGATGCCATGAAATCAAACGAATCCCAATATATTTATCAGCTTCGCAGGAAGCAGTATTACAGGAAAGACCGCCGCAGTGAGGTGGTTGAATGGTAA
- a CDS encoding phosphoribosylaminoimidazolesuccinocarboxamide synthase has product MNTIAETHFQFPGQTGFYKGKVRDVYSFEKRLVMIASDRISAFDVILPKAIPYKGQVLNQTAAHFLNATSDIVPNWLSEVPDPNVSIGIKCQAYPVEMVVRGYLAGHAWREYAAGKRSVCGVALPDGLKENDKLPEPIITPTTKAHEGHDEDISREQILAQGLVSEEDYEQLEKYTLALFARGTEMAADRGLILVDTKYEFGQIDGTIYLIDEIHTPDSSRYFYQDVYEENQWSGLPQKQLSKEFVREWLIQNGFQGKDGQKVPEMDEARVMQISDRYIELFEKVTGNKFQKNNLDDPLKRIEAAVLRTLQQ; this is encoded by the coding sequence ATGAATACCATAGCAGAAACCCATTTCCAGTTTCCCGGCCAGACGGGCTTTTACAAAGGCAAGGTGCGCGACGTTTATTCTTTTGAAAAACGGCTCGTCATGATTGCCAGCGACCGGATTTCAGCCTTTGACGTAATCCTGCCCAAGGCAATTCCCTACAAAGGCCAGGTCCTTAACCAGACGGCTGCCCACTTCCTGAATGCTACGTCGGATATTGTCCCCAACTGGCTCAGCGAAGTGCCGGATCCCAATGTCAGCATCGGAATCAAATGCCAGGCTTATCCCGTGGAAATGGTGGTGCGCGGTTACCTGGCGGGACATGCGTGGCGTGAGTATGCCGCCGGAAAGCGGAGCGTTTGCGGTGTGGCATTGCCGGACGGATTGAAAGAAAACGATAAACTTCCTGAGCCCATCATCACGCCGACTACCAAGGCGCACGAGGGACATGACGAGGATATTTCGCGCGAGCAGATCCTTGCCCAAGGCCTTGTGAGTGAGGAAGATTATGAGCAGCTTGAAAAATATACGCTTGCCCTCTTTGCCCGTGGCACGGAAATGGCTGCGGACCGGGGCCTGATCTTGGTGGATACCAAATATGAATTCGGCCAGATTGACGGTACGATTTACCTGATTGATGAAATACATACGCCGGATTCGTCCCGGTACTTTTACCAGGATGTGTACGAGGAAAACCAGTGGTCGGGCCTGCCGCAAAAGCAACTCTCCAAGGAGTTTGTGCGCGAGTGGCTGATCCAGAACGGGTTCCAGGGAAAAGACGGGCAAAAAGTGCCTGAGATGGACGAGGCCCGCGTCATGCAGATTTCGGACAGGTACATTGAGCTTTTTGAAAAAGTAACCGGAAACAAGTTCCAGAAAAATAACCTGGACGATCCGCTGAAGCGCATTGAAGCAGCAGTGCTGCGCACGTTGCAGCAATAA
- a CDS encoding vWA domain-containing protein yields the protein MNWNYPFATAEYFFIFFFVLAYTAYIVRTIRVARQLQTTARTLIIKLFLRSISFSLLIISLLGPSFGEAERDVQAKGKDIFLVVDLSKSMDAADVTPSRLEKVKFELSRFVENQRANRIGIIVFSNESFVHVPLTYDGEALGLFIQSLQTDLLARSGTNLCGAAQLAYDNLMGTADPEGRSRMMIFFTDGETDSECSHALFNNIRRFGIGVYLVAVGTRVGISIQQNGKPMMDENDKLVISKVNDAYLRKMAETVNGSFFELNNSRNDIPQLISAVDSAEGTLVDSRTITVVSNKYYYFLGAALVLIALDVLITIGTFRL from the coding sequence ATGAACTGGAATTACCCATTTGCCACTGCCGAATATTTTTTCATTTTTTTCTTTGTCCTTGCCTACACTGCCTACATTGTCCGTACAATCCGGGTGGCCCGCCAGCTTCAAACCACGGCCCGTACCCTCATCATCAAACTTTTTTTAAGGAGCATCAGCTTCTCGCTTTTGATCATCAGCCTGCTGGGGCCGTCTTTTGGCGAGGCGGAGCGTGACGTGCAGGCCAAAGGGAAGGATATTTTCCTGGTTGTGGACCTTTCCAAGTCCATGGATGCTGCCGACGTTACGCCATCGCGGCTCGAAAAGGTAAAATTTGAGCTCAGCCGGTTTGTTGAAAACCAGCGTGCAAACCGGATCGGTATTATAGTCTTCTCCAATGAAAGCTTTGTGCACGTACCGCTGACTTATGATGGAGAGGCGCTCGGGCTGTTTATACAATCCCTGCAGACAGACCTGCTCGCCAGAAGTGGGACCAACCTCTGCGGTGCCGCCCAGCTTGCCTACGACAACCTGATGGGCACCGCCGATCCGGAAGGCCGCTCCCGAATGATGATCTTTTTTACAGATGGTGAAACTGACTCCGAATGCAGCCATGCGCTTTTTAACAACATTCGGAGATTTGGGATAGGCGTGTACCTGGTGGCAGTAGGGACGCGTGTGGGGATCAGCATCCAGCAAAATGGAAAACCGATGATGGATGAAAATGACAAGCTGGTGATCAGCAAGGTTAATGATGCCTACCTGCGGAAGATGGCAGAAACGGTGAATGGAAGCTTTTTTGAGCTTAATAACAGCCGGAATGATATTCCACAGCTCATCAGCGCGGTGGACAGTGCGGAAGGTACTCTTGTAGATTCCCGGACAATTACCGTAGTCAGCAACAAATATTACTATTTTCTGGGGGCTGCGCTCGTGCTGATCGCGCTTGACGTTTTAATTACGATAGGAACATTCCGACTGTAA
- the gltB gene encoding glutamate synthase large subunit — protein sequence MSQKSEPMVENQGLYRPEFEHDACGIGFRANIKGRKSHQIVADAIHMLERMEHRGATGFDPNTGDGAGILIQIPHEFFVEECSKMGVQLPPAGEYGVGMIFFPNDETIREECRDILNRKIRKLGLHLLGYRKVPTLNNTLGEGSLSVEPHVEQVFIKRPDDVTDDLGFERKLYILRQVSARLIRDTVKGGAKNFYYSSLSCRTISYKGQLTTAQLKYYFPDLENESVVSALAVVHSRFSTNTFPSWELAQPFRYIAHNGEINTVKGNVNWIRAGEKAFSSEFFTKEEMDMILPICDRNQSDSANLDNAIELLHLSGRSLPHVMMMLIPEAWDGNEQMDPERKAFYEYHAAMMEPWDGPASISFTDGKIVGATLDRNGLRPSRYWVLDDDTIIMASEAGVLEVDQARVVTKGRLQPGRMFVVDMEQGRIIPDEEIKAAVCSGKPYQKWLEDNKLHVDQLEHPIRTYRAYDEAALLKRQIAFGYTSEDLRMILAPMAQTGLEAIGSMGTDSPLAVLSEQSQHLSSYFKQLFAQVTNPPIDSIRERAIMSLISFVGGTENVLTETPKHCRQIALPHPVLTVQEFDKLRFVDKDGFQAKTINTYFRADQGGKALERALERICRYATDAIEDGFEILILSDRAIDSDHAPIPSLLATATIHHHLIREGLRGKVGLLVEAGDVWETHHFATLIGYGAAGICPYMAFETLSYMNKQSMIDGDFADDKLYYNYIKAVNKELLKIFSKMGISTLQSYQGAQIFECVGINKEVVDRYFTGTISRIGGMGIAEIAREILVRHKVAYHNTPDQKPRLEVGGVYQWKQRGEAHIFNPQSVHLLQQSTKANSYELFKKYSKLIDDQSHKALTLRGLLRFKKGVSVPIEEVEPVESIFKRFATGAMSFGSISWEAHTTLAVAMNRIGGKSNSGEGGEDELRYKPLENGDSMNSQIKQVASGRFGVTSHYLSNAGELQIKTAQGAKPGEGGQLPGFKVDDWIGRTRHSTPGVGLISPPPHHDIYSIEDLAQLIFDLKNANRQARISVKLVSEAGVGTVASGVAKAHADHILISGYDGGTGASPLSSIRHAGLPWELGLAETHQTLVRNKLRGRVTVQADGQLRTGRDLAIAAMLGAEEWGVATAALVAAGCIMMRKCHLNTCPVGVATQRKELRALFSGKPEHVVNMFTFMAQELREIMAQLGFRTVNEMVGQAQYLELRNDVKHWKYKNLNFDAILFKEGDLSVAQFKQEEQDHGIDSILDIDLIRTAQPALETREEIYAEFPINNLNRSVGTMLSNEISKKYGGAGLSRGNIHFKFRGTAGQSFGAFNTAGVRLELEGDANDYFGKGLCGAELIVYPDRDSKFRPEENIIIGNVAFYGATSGDAFIRGTAGERFCVRNSGAKVVVEGVGDHGLEYMTGGLAIILGETGRNFAAGMSGGVAYVLDKAGTFQEKVNTEMVSLESLNDEDQGILREYLEKHFQYTTSNIAFQLLQNWEVSAGQFVKVMPSDFRKALEGRGITLAQQIADKNIVYKDIVVDVVQ from the coding sequence ATGTCGCAAAAATCTGAACCGATGGTAGAAAATCAGGGACTATACCGTCCGGAATTTGAGCATGATGCATGTGGAATTGGATTCCGGGCTAACATAAAGGGTCGTAAGTCACACCAGATTGTGGCGGACGCCATCCACATGTTAGAGCGAATGGAACACCGGGGTGCTACTGGTTTTGATCCCAATACAGGTGACGGGGCCGGGATTCTCATTCAGATTCCACATGAATTTTTCGTGGAAGAATGCTCGAAAATGGGCGTACAACTGCCTCCTGCCGGTGAGTATGGCGTTGGGATGATCTTTTTTCCGAATGATGAAACCATCCGTGAAGAGTGCCGCGATATACTGAACCGGAAAATCAGGAAGCTGGGCCTGCATCTGCTGGGATACCGCAAGGTACCTACGCTCAACAATACACTGGGTGAAGGCTCATTGTCCGTGGAGCCGCATGTAGAGCAGGTTTTTATCAAACGTCCGGATGATGTTACCGATGATCTTGGCTTTGAAAGGAAGCTGTACATCCTGCGCCAGGTTTCGGCCAGGCTGATCAGGGATACGGTTAAAGGAGGTGCCAAAAACTTTTATTACTCCTCGCTTTCCTGCCGTACCATTTCCTACAAGGGTCAGCTGACCACGGCCCAGCTGAAATATTATTTTCCAGATCTTGAAAATGAATCCGTAGTGTCGGCCCTTGCGGTGGTACACTCGCGTTTTTCAACCAATACATTCCCATCCTGGGAGCTTGCGCAGCCTTTCCGGTACATCGCCCATAATGGTGAGATCAATACCGTAAAAGGAAATGTGAACTGGATCCGCGCCGGTGAGAAGGCATTTTCGTCGGAGTTTTTTACAAAGGAAGAAATGGATATGATCCTGCCAATCTGTGACAGGAACCAGTCCGATTCTGCCAACCTTGACAATGCAATTGAGCTGCTGCACCTGTCGGGCCGCTCGCTGCCGCATGTGATGATGATGCTGATCCCGGAAGCCTGGGACGGCAATGAGCAAATGGATCCAGAGCGAAAAGCATTTTACGAGTACCATGCGGCAATGATGGAGCCATGGGATGGTCCCGCTTCCATTTCATTTACAGACGGTAAAATAGTAGGTGCTACGCTCGACCGTAACGGGCTGCGGCCTTCGCGCTACTGGGTGCTCGATGATGATACTATTATTATGGCATCGGAAGCGGGCGTACTGGAAGTAGACCAGGCCAGGGTAGTGACCAAAGGCCGTCTGCAGCCCGGACGTATGTTCGTGGTGGATATGGAGCAGGGACGTATTATTCCGGATGAAGAAATAAAAGCAGCGGTATGTTCAGGTAAACCTTACCAGAAGTGGCTTGAAGATAACAAGCTGCACGTAGATCAGCTCGAACATCCCATCCGCACCTACCGGGCATACGACGAAGCTGCACTGCTGAAGCGCCAGATCGCATTCGGCTATACTTCGGAAGACCTCCGGATGATCCTGGCACCTATGGCGCAGACCGGGCTGGAAGCCATTGGTTCAATGGGTACGGATAGTCCTCTCGCGGTACTTTCTGAGCAGAGCCAGCATTTATCAAGCTATTTCAAACAGCTTTTTGCCCAGGTTACCAACCCGCCGATCGACTCGATCCGGGAGCGGGCAATTATGTCGCTGATTTCTTTTGTAGGCGGTACCGAAAACGTATTGACCGAAACACCGAAGCATTGCCGCCAGATTGCGCTGCCACATCCTGTACTGACCGTGCAGGAGTTCGACAAGCTGCGTTTTGTGGACAAAGACGGCTTCCAGGCCAAGACGATCAATACATATTTCCGTGCGGATCAGGGCGGTAAAGCCCTTGAACGTGCATTGGAGCGCATTTGCCGCTATGCCACGGATGCAATCGAGGACGGGTTTGAGATCCTGATCCTGTCCGACCGCGCCATTGATTCTGACCATGCGCCGATCCCGTCGCTGCTCGCTACTGCCACCATTCACCACCATCTTATCCGCGAAGGGCTGAGAGGTAAGGTAGGGTTGCTTGTGGAAGCCGGCGATGTTTGGGAGACGCACCATTTTGCCACCCTGATCGGGTACGGAGCGGCAGGTATTTGTCCATATATGGCCTTCGAGACGCTTTCTTATATGAATAAGCAAAGCATGATCGATGGTGACTTTGCAGACGACAAGCTTTATTACAATTACATCAAAGCCGTAAATAAGGAGCTGCTGAAGATTTTCTCTAAAATGGGAATTTCGACATTGCAGTCTTACCAGGGCGCACAAATATTCGAATGCGTCGGTATTAACAAGGAAGTAGTCGACCGTTACTTTACCGGGACGATTTCGAGGATTGGCGGAATGGGTATTGCTGAAATTGCGCGCGAAATTCTCGTGCGTCACAAAGTTGCCTACCACAACACCCCCGATCAAAAGCCAAGGCTTGAAGTAGGAGGGGTATACCAATGGAAGCAGCGCGGCGAGGCACATATTTTCAATCCGCAGTCTGTGCACCTGCTGCAACAATCGACCAAGGCTAACAGTTATGAGCTATTTAAAAAATACTCCAAGCTGATCGACGACCAGAGCCATAAGGCACTTACGCTCCGTGGTTTATTGCGCTTCAAAAAAGGCGTATCTGTTCCGATTGAAGAAGTTGAGCCGGTTGAAAGCATTTTCAAGCGTTTTGCTACCGGGGCTATGTCCTTTGGTTCCATCTCGTGGGAAGCACATACCACCTTAGCTGTTGCCATGAACCGTATCGGCGGAAAGTCCAACTCCGGCGAGGGTGGCGAGGATGAGCTGCGCTACAAACCGCTTGAAAATGGCGATAGTATGAACTCGCAGATCAAGCAGGTGGCCTCCGGGCGATTTGGGGTGACCAGCCACTACCTGAGTAATGCAGGAGAACTTCAGATCAAAACCGCCCAGGGTGCCAAGCCGGGTGAAGGTGGTCAGCTGCCAGGGTTCAAGGTAGACGACTGGATCGGACGTACACGGCATTCAACACCTGGGGTCGGGCTGATCTCGCCTCCGCCACACCATGATATTTATTCCATTGAGGATCTTGCCCAGCTGATCTTTGACCTTAAAAATGCAAACCGCCAGGCTCGTATCAGCGTGAAGCTGGTATCCGAAGCAGGCGTAGGAACGGTGGCGTCCGGTGTTGCCAAAGCGCATGCCGACCATATCCTAATTTCCGGCTATGATGGCGGTACAGGTGCATCTCCGCTGAGCTCGATCCGGCACGCAGGCCTTCCCTGGGAGCTTGGATTAGCTGAAACACACCAGACGCTGGTACGGAACAAATTGCGCGGCCGCGTAACGGTACAGGCCGACGGCCAGCTGCGTACAGGCCGTGACCTTGCCATTGCAGCCATGCTGGGTGCAGAGGAGTGGGGAGTAGCTACCGCGGCGCTCGTTGCCGCAGGATGTATCATGATGCGTAAATGTCACCTGAACACCTGTCCGGTAGGCGTGGCAACACAGCGCAAAGAGTTGCGCGCATTGTTTTCCGGTAAGCCTGAGCATGTGGTGAACATGTTCACCTTTATGGCCCAGGAACTGCGCGAGATCATGGCACAGCTTGGTTTCCGTACGGTAAATGAAATGGTGGGGCAGGCACAGTACCTCGAACTCCGCAATGATGTAAAACACTGGAAGTACAAAAATCTGAACTTCGACGCGATCCTGTTTAAAGAAGGTGACCTGTCGGTAGCGCAGTTCAAGCAGGAAGAGCAGGATCATGGCATTGATAGTATTCTTGATATTGACCTGATACGTACTGCACAACCTGCACTGGAAACCAGGGAGGAAATATATGCAGAGTTCCCGATCAACAACCTGAACAGGTCTGTGGGTACTATGCTTTCCAATGAAATTTCCAAGAAGTACGGCGGTGCAGGACTTTCCCGTGGAAATATTCACTTCAAATTCCGCGGTACTGCCGGACAAAGCTTTGGAGCATTTAACACGGCGGGTGTACGTCTTGAACTCGAAGGGGATGCAAACGATTACTTCGGAAAAGGTCTTTGCGGCGCCGAGCTGATCGTGTATCCGGACCGTGATTCCAAGTTCAGACCGGAAGAAAACATCATTATCGGTAATGTGGCATTTTACGGAGCTACTTCCGGTGACGCCTTCATCCGCGGTACTGCTGGCGAGCGTTTCTGCGTACGCAACTCAGGTGCCAAGGTAGTAGTGGAAGGAGTAGGAGACCACGGCCTCGAATATATGACGGGCGGATTGGCGATCATTCTCGGAGAAACCGGCCGCAACTTCGCAGCAGGGATGTCAGGGGGAGTTGCATACGTGCTCGATAAAGCCGGTACCTTCCAGGAAAAAGTGAACACCGAAATGGTATCGCTCGAATCGCTGAATGATGAGGATCAGGGTATTTTGAGAGAGTATCTTGAAAAACACTTCCAGTACACCACCAGCAATATTGCATTCCAGCTGCTGCAAAACTGGGAAGTTTCGGCAGGACAGTTTGTCAAAGTAATGCCGTCCGATTTCAGGAAAGCCCTTGAAGGTCGCGGTATTACGCTCGCACAGCAGATTGCTGACAAGAACATTGTATATAAAGACATTGTTGTAGATGTTGTGCAGTAA